The proteins below are encoded in one region of Ignavibacteriota bacterium:
- a CDS encoding DUF309 domain-containing protein, whose protein sequence is MHDLFLEGVAHFNAHDFFECHDCWEELWMDTIGHDKLFYQGMIQVAVGYYHASHGNFTGARSLFDKALPKLRPYAPLHRRVDLATLLPVFETHAAAFDQSARGILSFDSNNAPTIHLVDNSVS, encoded by the coding sequence ATGCACGATCTGTTTCTCGAAGGTGTAGCCCATTTCAACGCCCATGACTTTTTCGAATGCCATGACTGCTGGGAAGAACTGTGGATGGACACCATCGGCCACGACAAGCTGTTTTATCAGGGAATGATACAGGTCGCAGTGGGATACTACCACGCATCACACGGCAACTTCACGGGGGCGCGCAGTCTTTTCGACAAAGCCCTCCCGAAACTGCGTCCATACGCGCCGCTGCATCGGCGCGTGGATCTCGCGACACTGCTCCCCGTCTTCGAAACACACGCGGCCGCGTTCGATCAGTCGGCGCGCGGCATCCTTTCCTTCGATTCCAACAACGCACCGACCATACACCTGGTTGACAACAGCGTTTCCTGA
- a CDS encoding 4Fe-4S dicluster domain-containing protein has translation MAIYITEECINCGACEPECPNTAIYEGGATWTLGGTTFGANDASPTGATGFWSSDFFYIVPDKCTECETFHDEPQCAAVCPVDCCLPDPKHVESKEQLNAKVEYLNGIGR, from the coding sequence ATGGCAATCTATATCACAGAGGAATGCATCAACTGCGGCGCCTGCGAGCCCGAGTGCCCGAACACGGCCATCTATGAAGGCGGTGCGACCTGGACGCTCGGCGGCACCACCTTCGGCGCCAACGATGCCTCCCCGACGGGCGCAACAGGCTTCTGGTCGTCGGACTTCTTCTACATCGTTCCCGACAAGTGCACCGAGTGCGAGACCTTCCACGACGAACCGCAGTGCGCGGCAGTGTGTCCGGTGGACTGCTGCCTCCCGGATCCGAAACATGTCGAATCCAAGGAGCAGTTGAACGCCAAGGTCGAGTATCTGAACGGTATCGGCCGCTGA
- a CDS encoding MBL fold metallo-hydrolase, translated as MQQTQFGSFTVSSLRAGDLRLDGGAMFGVVPKTLWERTNPPDAQNRIAMTMRVLLIRHGDRVILVDTGVGTKDSAKFREIFALDFATYTLEGQLAAAGLTPADVTDVILTHLHFDHVGGAVQRGDEGLLLTFPQATHYVQRVQWEWALAPSDRDKASYIPDNYLPLREHEKLALLDGDTELFPGLFLRVVNGHTFGQQLVELTDGARSLVYCADLVPMSAHVPAPYIMGYDLQPYVTLQEKKHILDTAATRGDVLVFEHDPGVEAARITRDIKGFRIEKSGGVEDVL; from the coding sequence ATGCAGCAGACACAGTTCGGCAGTTTCACCGTCTCATCCCTTCGCGCGGGCGACCTGCGGCTCGACGGCGGCGCCATGTTCGGCGTTGTCCCGAAGACGCTGTGGGAGAGGACCAATCCGCCGGACGCACAGAACCGCATCGCGATGACGATGCGTGTGCTGCTGATCCGTCACGGCGACCGCGTCATCCTCGTCGATACAGGCGTCGGCACGAAGGACTCCGCCAAATTCCGCGAGATCTTCGCGCTGGATTTCGCGACCTACACACTCGAGGGACAACTGGCCGCCGCGGGTCTTACACCCGCCGATGTCACCGATGTGATTCTGACACATCTGCACTTCGATCACGTGGGCGGCGCGGTGCAGCGCGGCGATGAGGGTCTGCTGCTGACCTTCCCGCAGGCCACGCATTACGTGCAGCGTGTGCAGTGGGAATGGGCGCTCGCGCCGTCGGACCGCGACAAGGCCAGCTACATCCCCGACAACTATCTGCCCTTGCGCGAGCACGAGAAACTCGCCCTGCTCGACGGCGACACGGAACTTTTTCCGGGCCTGTTTCTCCGTGTGGTGAACGGGCACACCTTCGGGCAGCAGCTCGTCGAATTGACCGACGGCGCGCGCTCACTCGTGTACTGCGCGGATCTGGTGCCGATGTCGGCGCATGTGCCCGCGCCTTACATCATGGGCTACGATCTGCAGCCCTACGTGACTCTACAGGAAAAGAAACACATCCTCGACACCGCGGCCACACGCGGCGATGTGCTCGTCTTCGAGCATGATCCGGGAGTGGAAGCGGCACGTATCACCCGCGACATCAAGGGCTTCCGTATTGAAAAGAGCGGTGGTGTGGAGGACGTGTTGTGA
- the nirD gene encoding nitrite reductase small subunit NirD, producing MDTENTDQTTAQWIKLGKTDDVREKRPMVREVRGHEIAVFRVGAEYFAISNVCPHQHAPVLAEGLVMGTQVTCPMHGWTYDLRTGCAVQASGRVRTFEVRVEDGTLYLRTPDTAAEPSW from the coding sequence GTGGACACTGAGAATACGGATCAGACAACAGCGCAGTGGATCAAGCTCGGCAAGACCGACGATGTGCGAGAGAAGCGGCCGATGGTCCGAGAGGTACGCGGACACGAAATCGCCGTGTTCCGCGTGGGCGCGGAGTACTTTGCCATCTCGAACGTCTGCCCGCATCAGCACGCCCCGGTACTTGCCGAAGGGCTCGTGATGGGCACGCAGGTAACCTGTCCCATGCACGGGTGGACCTACGATCTGCGCACCGGCTGCGCGGTGCAGGCGAGCGGCCGCGTCCGCACCTTTGAAGTACGCGTGGAGGACGGCACGCTGTATCTACGCACGCCCGACACAGCGGCGGAGCCCTCGTGGTAG
- the queG gene encoding tRNA epoxyqueuosine(34) reductase QueG has product MVDTAAATVAVKTAALQAGFTQVGIARAEALVEERARLEEWLRRGHHAGMAWLARDVTRRCDPREVLPGARSVIVVSCTYLHGGEEAEAPTRRGKIARYARGRDYHRVLRRMLRKVEAAIQHIDPEARSRSFVDSGPVLEKAWAVRAGLGWIGKHTNLISRTQGSWFFLAAVLTTAAFEYDAPAVDHCGTCTACIDACPTHAIPEPYVLDARACIPYLTIELRDPVMPELEHTDFRNWVFGCDICQEVCPWNRFASETQHDDLRPRAATTLPSLDWLADIDEQEFVRAFAGTPVMRAKAAGMRRNARWLLRESDSGTAGAEQRNSVTLSVVEARRDSRRAGQRESGTAGERDSGTAGERT; this is encoded by the coding sequence GTGGTAGACACAGCCGCAGCCACCGTCGCGGTGAAAACCGCGGCTCTGCAGGCCGGATTCACACAGGTCGGGATAGCACGCGCGGAGGCACTTGTCGAGGAGCGCGCGCGACTCGAGGAGTGGTTGCGACGCGGACACCATGCGGGCATGGCGTGGCTTGCGCGCGACGTGACTCGGCGCTGTGATCCGCGCGAGGTTCTCCCCGGCGCGCGTTCTGTCATCGTGGTGAGTTGCACCTATCTGCACGGCGGGGAAGAGGCGGAGGCGCCGACGCGGCGGGGCAAAATTGCACGATACGCGCGCGGCCGCGATTACCATCGTGTGCTGCGCCGCATGCTGCGGAAGGTCGAGGCGGCGATACAGCACATTGATCCCGAAGCCCGATCCCGCAGTTTTGTGGACAGCGGTCCGGTATTGGAAAAGGCCTGGGCTGTGCGCGCGGGACTAGGATGGATCGGCAAACACACCAATCTCATTTCGCGCACGCAGGGATCCTGGTTTTTCCTCGCCGCCGTGCTTACCACCGCCGCGTTCGAGTACGATGCGCCGGCGGTCGATCATTGCGGTACCTGCACCGCGTGTATCGACGCCTGTCCCACACACGCCATCCCCGAGCCGTACGTGCTCGATGCGCGCGCGTGCATTCCGTATCTCACGATAGAACTGCGCGACCCGGTGATGCCGGAACTCGAACACACGGATTTCCGCAACTGGGTGTTCGGCTGCGACATCTGCCAGGAAGTGTGTCCCTGGAATCGTTTCGCATCCGAGACACAGCACGACGACTTGCGTCCGCGCGCTGCCACAACGCTGCCCTCGCTCGACTGGCTCGCCGATATTGACGAGCAGGAGTTCGTCCGCGCGTTTGCAGGCACACCCGTGATGCGCGCGAAGGCCGCGGGGATGAGGCGCAATGCGCGGTGGCTGCTGCGGGAATCGGACAGCGGGACAGCGGGAGCGGAACAACGAAATAGTGTCACGCTGAGCGTAGTCGAAGCGCGACGGGACAGCAGGAGAGCGGGACAGCGGGAGAGCGGGACAGCGGGAGAGCGGGACAGCGGGACAGCCGGAGAGCGAACTTGA
- the trxB gene encoding thioredoxin-disulfide reductase, producing the protein MEHRKVIIIGSGPAGLTAALYAARANLTPLIFEGSQPGGQLTITTEVENFPGFPEGIMGPKLMDDMRTQATRFGAESRFEMVTSVDFSSHPFRITVDEAVYTADAVIVATGASAKLLGLEGESRFMGYGVSACATCDGFFFRNQEVAVVGGGDTAIEEAHYLTKFASKVTIIHRRDALRASKVMQERALTNPKIEFLWNNTVEDVVGVEDNGVRRMTHLVLRNTVTGERSDFRVDGLFIGIGHQPNTALFQGVLDMDETGYLLPQGRSTYTNIEGVFACGDVQDSVYRQAISAAGSGCMAAIDAERWLANRGIH; encoded by the coding sequence ATGGAACATCGGAAAGTCATCATCATCGGATCGGGTCCGGCCGGACTCACAGCGGCTCTGTACGCGGCGCGCGCAAACCTCACTCCGCTCATCTTCGAAGGCAGCCAGCCCGGCGGACAGTTGACGATCACGACCGAAGTCGAGAATTTCCCCGGCTTCCCCGAGGGAATCATGGGTCCGAAATTGATGGACGACATGCGCACGCAGGCGACACGATTCGGAGCCGAATCCCGTTTCGAGATGGTCACCTCCGTCGATTTTTCCTCGCATCCATTCCGCATCACCGTCGACGAGGCCGTGTACACCGCCGATGCCGTCATCGTCGCCACGGGCGCATCGGCCAAACTGCTCGGACTCGAAGGAGAATCGCGCTTCATGGGCTACGGCGTCTCGGCCTGCGCCACCTGCGACGGATTCTTTTTCCGCAATCAGGAAGTTGCCGTTGTTGGCGGAGGCGATACCGCCATCGAGGAGGCGCATTACCTCACCAAATTCGCGTCGAAGGTCACCATCATTCATCGGCGCGACGCTCTGCGCGCATCGAAGGTGATGCAGGAGCGCGCGCTCACAAATCCGAAAATCGAGTTCCTCTGGAACAACACCGTGGAAGACGTCGTGGGCGTCGAGGATAACGGCGTGCGGCGCATGACACATCTCGTGCTGCGGAACACCGTCACGGGCGAGCGCAGCGACTTCCGCGTCGACGGGCTGTTCATCGGCATCGGACATCAGCCCAACACCGCGCTCTTTCAAGGCGTGCTCGACATGGACGAAACCGGCTACCTGCTTCCGCAAGGGCGGAGCACCTACACAAACATCGAGGGGGTGTTCGCCTGCGGCGACGTGCAGGACAGCGTGTACCGCCAGGCCATATCGGCGGCGGGCAGCGGCTGCATGGCGGCCATCGACGCCGAACGCTGGCTCGCCAACCGCGGCATACACTAG
- a CDS encoding (Fe-S)-binding protein, whose translation MTVSLFLPCYTDQFFPATGLSMVSVLERLGHRVVFDERQTCCGQPAFNTGYHDEARRLAARFIRIFRDAEYVVAPSGSCVTMTKLMYGGELSLPEAERRAFEEIRPRIHEFTAFLVDVLGVTDVGASYEARVTLHDSCHALRELRIHDQPRALLRAVRGLDFVEMAHPDVCCGFGGTFSVKNAGISTVMGRDKADDAVASGAEVVTAVDSSCLMHIDGILRARNLPLRAVHIADILASGERAL comes from the coding sequence GTGACTGTATCACTTTTTCTTCCGTGTTACACAGACCAGTTCTTCCCGGCCACGGGACTGAGCATGGTTTCGGTGCTCGAACGCCTCGGGCATCGCGTGGTTTTCGACGAGCGGCAGACCTGCTGCGGGCAGCCGGCCTTCAACACCGGCTATCACGACGAGGCCCGCCGTCTGGCGGCCCGCTTCATTCGGATTTTCCGCGACGCGGAATACGTGGTGGCGCCCTCCGGTTCCTGTGTCACCATGACAAAGTTGATGTACGGCGGCGAATTGTCGCTGCCCGAGGCGGAGCGGCGCGCGTTCGAGGAAATACGTCCGCGAATACACGAGTTCACCGCCTTTCTGGTGGACGTGCTGGGTGTGACCGATGTGGGCGCGTCGTACGAGGCACGCGTCACCCTGCACGATTCGTGTCACGCGCTGCGGGAACTGCGCATACACGATCAACCGCGCGCGCTGCTCCGCGCCGTGCGCGGACTCGACTTCGTCGAGATGGCGCATCCCGACGTCTGCTGCGGTTTCGGCGGCACCTTCTCGGTGAAGAACGCGGGCATATCAACCGTGATGGGCCGCGACAAGGCCGACGATGCCGTTGCCAGCGGCGCCGAGGTGGTGACGGCCGTGGATTCGAGCTGCCTGATGCACATCGACGGGATACTGCGCGCGCGCAACCTGCCGCTTCGCGCCGTACACATCGCCGACATACTCGCCTCCGGAGAGCGGGCACTATGA
- a CDS encoding iron-sulfur cluster-binding protein, whose product MTHDEFTPARFHTLVGERIGDASLRHNVRRATDTSMKKRADVIRDYPDWEERRDAAAEVKRHVMAHLRHYLELFETQATAAGAVVHYARSGEEARAIVLDIARRSGARIAVRSKSMTSEEIELGRALAELGIDSVETDLGEYIVQIAGEPPSHITAPALHKSRDEIGALFARVLGIPFTNDPEELTAIARRVLREKFLGADLGISGVNFAVADSGAICIVENEANARMTTTLPRVHVALMGIEKLVPDMRSLTLLLSMLARSATGQRLSCYTNIIRGPRREGEWDGPDELHIVVLDNGRSGLHADPRLREVLHCIRCGACMNTCPVYRSIGGHAYGSVYSGPIGSIVTPALRGLSHAKDLPYASSLCGACTDVCPVRIDLHHHLLALRGRAVQSRLGHPLERLGMRLFLLGMTSPLLYRIGSALFRFAAPLFGDGEGGLSVPVWSATRRFPLPAEKSFLQLWKERTDERA is encoded by the coding sequence ATGACACACGACGAGTTCACTCCGGCGCGTTTCCACACCCTTGTCGGCGAACGAATCGGCGACGCCTCGCTGCGGCACAACGTGCGGCGCGCCACCGACACCTCGATGAAAAAACGCGCGGACGTGATTCGCGACTATCCCGACTGGGAAGAACGGCGGGACGCGGCGGCGGAAGTAAAACGCCACGTGATGGCGCATCTGCGCCACTACCTCGAACTGTTTGAAACGCAGGCCACGGCCGCCGGAGCCGTGGTGCATTACGCGCGCAGCGGCGAGGAAGCGCGGGCGATCGTGCTTGACATCGCGCGGCGAAGCGGCGCCCGCATCGCCGTGAGGTCGAAGTCGATGACGTCGGAGGAAATCGAACTCGGGCGGGCGCTTGCGGAGTTGGGAATCGATTCCGTTGAGACGGATCTGGGCGAATACATCGTACAGATCGCGGGGGAGCCGCCCTCGCACATCACGGCGCCCGCCTTGCACAAGTCGCGCGACGAAATCGGCGCGTTGTTCGCGCGTGTGCTCGGCATTCCCTTCACCAACGATCCCGAGGAACTCACCGCCATAGCCCGGCGTGTTCTGCGCGAGAAATTCCTGGGCGCGGATCTCGGCATCTCGGGCGTCAATTTTGCGGTCGCCGACAGCGGCGCCATCTGCATCGTCGAGAACGAGGCAAATGCGCGCATGACCACCACGCTGCCCCGCGTGCATGTGGCGCTGATGGGCATAGAAAAACTTGTGCCCGATATGCGCTCGCTGACGCTGCTGCTCTCGATGCTCGCGCGCAGCGCCACGGGCCAGCGGCTCTCGTGTTACACGAACATCATCCGCGGGCCGCGGAGGGAAGGGGAGTGGGACGGACCCGATGAGCTGCACATCGTCGTGCTCGACAACGGACGCAGTGGCCTGCACGCGGATCCGCGCCTGCGCGAGGTGCTGCACTGCATCCGCTGCGGCGCCTGCATGAACACCTGCCCCGTCTATCGCAGTATCGGCGGGCATGCCTACGGCTCGGTGTATTCCGGACCGATCGGGTCTATCGTCACGCCGGCGCTGCGCGGACTTTCACACGCGAAGGATTTGCCCTACGCAAGTTCGTTGTGCGGCGCCTGCACCGACGTGTGTCCGGTGCGTATCGACCTGCATCACCATCTGCTCGCCTTACGCGGCAGGGCGGTGCAGTCGCGGCTCGGACACCCGCTCGAACGCCTGGGCATGCGTCTGTTTCTCCTCGGCATGACATCGCCGCTGTTGTACCGTATCGGGTCCGCGCTGTTCCGCTTTGCCGCGCCCCTTTTTGGTGACGGCGAGGGCGGTCTGTCGGTACCGGTATGGTCCGCCACTCGGCGTTTTCCACTTCCGGCGGAAAAATCGTTCCTGCAACTTTGGAAGGAGCGTACGGATGAGCGCGCGTGA
- a CDS encoding LUD domain-containing protein yields MSARDDILHRLSFGSAPAPDPAALDALFATIEPAAEQDPVALLLERAREHGCEAARVPDAAAAALWITDFLTRHNCATVAAAPSTPEPVMAALQTRVSGADGRVLHVLPETGADPEARHARRVLLETCDAGLTGALAGFAMEGGIALRSSANESRAVSLLTRAHVAIVRTASVYPSLAAWSASLSNVVQGGDGSAVTLVTGPSKTADIEKVLVTGVHGPKIFAILVLDEGLEPDAQR; encoded by the coding sequence ATGAGCGCGCGTGACGATATCCTTCACCGGTTGAGTTTCGGATCCGCCCCCGCACCCGATCCAGCGGCCCTCGACGCACTTTTCGCCACCATCGAGCCCGCCGCCGAGCAGGATCCGGTAGCGCTGCTGCTCGAGCGCGCGCGTGAACACGGCTGCGAGGCCGCCCGTGTGCCTGATGCCGCGGCCGCCGCGTTGTGGATCACGGACTTTCTCACGCGCCACAACTGTGCCACCGTGGCCGCCGCGCCCTCGACACCTGAACCTGTCATGGCCGCGCTTCAGACGCGTGTATCCGGAGCCGACGGCCGCGTCCTGCATGTCCTGCCCGAAACCGGCGCGGATCCCGAAGCGCGGCACGCGCGGAGAGTACTGCTGGAAACCTGCGATGCGGGTCTGACAGGCGCGCTGGCGGGATTTGCCATGGAAGGCGGCATCGCCCTGCGCAGTTCCGCAAATGAGAGCCGCGCCGTATCTTTGTTGACCCGGGCGCATGTTGCGATAGTGCGCACCGCCTCCGTGTACCCGAGTCTCGCGGCGTGGTCGGCATCCCTGTCCAACGTCGTGCAGGGCGGGGACGGCAGCGCGGTGACACTTGTGACAGGCCCGAGTAAAACGGCGGATATCGAAAAAGTTCTCGTGACCGGCGTGCACGGTCCCAAAATCTTCGCGATTCTTGTGTTGGACGAGGGATTGGAACCGGACGCGCAGCGCTGA
- the lysF gene encoding homoaconitase codes for MPQNLIEKIAQRYAVGLEEGHEVRSGDYITIQPAHVLTHDNTGAVIPKFRSIGATALKNPRQVVVTLDHDVQNRTEKNLEKYAKIEAFARGMGADFYPAGRGIGHQIMCEEGYAWPGTMAVASDSHSNMYGGLGCLGTPIVRTDAAAIWATGQTWWQVPPVARVRLTGSLKPGVRGKDVIIALCGYFRKDEVLNHALEFTGDGVAALTIEQRLTIANMSTEWGTMAGVFPVDAVTIAWLRARAATVAARGLEGVPSDADGRGLHPRINTARIDALENDILQPDADAFYARTIEFDLGSIEPVASGPNSVKTMTPVAVLRDQRIPIQKAYLVSCVNSRLEDLIEAADVVRGRKVAEGVSFYIAAASSEVQRDAEAHGAWSALLAAGAIELPPGCGPCIGLGIGLLEEGEVGISATNRNFKGRMGAASSQAYLASPAVVAASAIAGYIDSPYEAGTGGIRGSIAIHEKTAGAATRTQVIAGFPDVIEGEILFCHQDNLNTDGIYPGKYTYNDDFTPEQQAAVVMENYDPSFGSIAQEGDILAGGFNFGTGSSREQAATALKYRGIRLVLAGSFNETYKRNALNNGFLVIDAPGLINDLKARFGTDTLTVRTGVHCRIDLRLSELEAAGKTYSIDPVGPSAQELVLLGGLEEWVRRRLV; via the coding sequence ATGCCACAGAATCTCATCGAAAAAATAGCGCAGCGCTACGCCGTCGGTCTCGAAGAGGGACACGAGGTGCGCAGCGGCGATTACATAACCATACAGCCGGCGCATGTGCTCACGCACGACAATACCGGAGCGGTAATTCCGAAATTCCGCAGCATCGGCGCGACGGCGCTGAAGAATCCGCGGCAGGTGGTTGTGACCCTCGATCACGACGTGCAGAATCGCACCGAGAAGAACCTCGAGAAATATGCCAAGATCGAGGCCTTTGCACGCGGGATGGGAGCGGACTTCTATCCCGCGGGACGCGGCATCGGTCATCAGATCATGTGCGAGGAGGGCTACGCGTGGCCGGGAACCATGGCCGTGGCGTCCGACAGTCACAGCAACATGTACGGCGGACTCGGCTGCCTCGGCACGCCGATCGTACGCACCGACGCCGCAGCGATTTGGGCCACCGGTCAGACGTGGTGGCAGGTGCCGCCCGTGGCGCGTGTCCGGCTCACCGGATCGCTGAAGCCGGGCGTGCGTGGAAAGGATGTGATCATCGCGCTCTGCGGATATTTCCGCAAGGACGAGGTGCTCAACCACGCCCTTGAATTCACCGGCGACGGTGTGGCCGCGCTGACCATCGAGCAGCGGTTGACCATCGCCAACATGTCCACCGAATGGGGCACCATGGCGGGAGTGTTTCCCGTCGACGCTGTCACCATCGCCTGGCTGCGCGCGCGCGCGGCGACGGTTGCGGCACGCGGGCTCGAGGGTGTTCCCTCCGACGCCGACGGCCGCGGCCTGCATCCGCGCATCAATACGGCGCGCATCGACGCGCTCGAGAACGACATCCTTCAGCCCGATGCCGACGCGTTCTACGCGCGCACCATCGAGTTCGATCTCGGCAGCATCGAGCCCGTTGCGTCCGGACCCAATTCCGTCAAGACCATGACTCCCGTGGCCGTGCTGCGCGACCAGCGTATTCCGATTCAGAAGGCATACCTGGTGTCCTGCGTCAACAGCCGCCTCGAGGATTTGATCGAGGCCGCGGATGTAGTGCGCGGCCGCAAGGTTGCCGAGGGTGTGTCGTTCTACATCGCGGCGGCATCGAGCGAAGTGCAGCGCGACGCCGAGGCGCACGGCGCATGGTCGGCCCTGCTCGCCGCGGGCGCCATTGAACTTCCGCCGGGGTGTGGTCCGTGCATCGGCCTCGGCATCGGCCTTCTGGAAGAAGGGGAGGTGGGCATCTCGGCCACGAACCGGAATTTCAAGGGCCGCATGGGCGCCGCATCGTCCCAGGCCTATCTCGCGTCGCCCGCCGTGGTGGCCGCGTCGGCCATCGCGGGGTATATCGACAGTCCCTACGAGGCCGGGACCGGCGGCATCCGCGGATCCATCGCCATACACGAAAAAACAGCCGGTGCCGCGACACGCACGCAGGTGATTGCCGGCTTCCCCGATGTGATCGAGGGCGAGATCCTCTTCTGTCATCAGGACAACCTCAACACCGACGGCATCTATCCCGGGAAGTACACCTACAACGACGACTTCACGCCGGAGCAGCAGGCCGCCGTTGTGATGGAGAATTACGATCCGTCTTTCGGCAGCATCGCACAAGAGGGCGACATTCTCGCGGGCGGATTCAATTTCGGAACGGGCAGCTCGCGCGAACAGGCCGCAACGGCGCTGAAATACCGCGGCATCCGTCTCGTGCTCGCCGGCTCCTTCAACGAAACCTACAAGCGCAACGCGCTCAACAACGGTTTTCTCGTGATCGACGCGCCGGGTTTAATCAACGACCTCAAAGCACGCTTCGGAACCGACACGTTGACCGTCCGCACCGGCGTACACTGCCGCATCGACCTCCGCCTCTCCGAACTCGAAGCGGCAGGAAAAACCTACTCCATCGATCCAGTCGGTCCGAGCGCCCAGGAATTAGTCCTCCTCGGCGGCCTCGAAGAATGGGTGCGCCGCCGCCTCGTATAA
- a CDS encoding MmgE/PrpD family protein: protein MEKSIARTMAEYAVGLKYEDLPADVVHEVKRYLYDSVGCAYGATGTRDVTMMKDVLLDMGGTPEATVLGFGHKLPAANTALLNALMIRSLDFNDIYWKEDPSHPSDIIPAALAAGERVGASMKDVITAIVLAYEFEQRLCEFAVPGIRERKWHHATLTQFVSPLVAGKVLGLTVDQMVNAIGISGSHSHTIGCPTAGKLTMMKNTVDPMATQAGVFAALLAQKGYTGTEAVFEGKEGFMDCFFGWDVKAQQVQPVPMQGRETLGEWGWNLDKLIGGLGSSYKILECSMKAFPTEALTHTHISCLLKTVTGHNISYDQIESVTVTTIARACDILFDPHKYRPESRETADHSLPYCLAVAMVDHKVTTQSFSDEKLKDPRIWEVIDRIKGEASMEFEQMFPAKQPSRVVIRTKDGREFSEYLEYPKGDPREPMTMEDLDNKFEALAGALSAEKRAAVKDTIFGCDVMNVREFMQALVV, encoded by the coding sequence ATGGAAAAATCTATCGCCCGCACCATGGCCGAATATGCCGTCGGCCTGAAATATGAAGATCTGCCCGCAGACGTCGTGCACGAAGTGAAGCGCTACCTCTACGATTCCGTGGGCTGCGCGTACGGCGCGACAGGAACGCGCGATGTCACGATGATGAAGGACGTGCTTCTCGACATGGGCGGCACGCCCGAGGCCACCGTGCTCGGTTTCGGTCACAAGCTTCCCGCGGCGAATACCGCGCTGCTCAACGCGCTGATGATTCGCTCGCTCGACTTTAACGACATCTACTGGAAGGAGGATCCATCGCATCCGTCCGACATCATTCCCGCGGCGCTTGCGGCGGGTGAGCGTGTGGGCGCGTCGATGAAGGACGTGATCACCGCCATCGTGCTCGCGTACGAATTCGAGCAGCGGCTCTGCGAGTTCGCCGTGCCGGGGATTCGTGAACGCAAATGGCATCACGCCACACTCACGCAGTTCGTGTCGCCCCTCGTCGCCGGCAAGGTGCTCGGACTGACGGTGGACCAGATGGTGAACGCCATCGGCATCAGCGGATCACACAGCCACACCATCGGCTGTCCCACCGCGGGCAAACTCACCATGATGAAAAACACGGTCGATCCGATGGCCACGCAGGCAGGCGTCTTCGCGGCGCTGCTCGCGCAGAAGGGATACACGGGCACCGAAGCGGTGTTTGAAGGCAAGGAAGGATTCATGGACTGCTTCTTCGGCTGGGATGTGAAGGCACAGCAGGTGCAGCCGGTGCCGATGCAGGGTCGAGAAACTCTCGGCGAGTGGGGATGGAATCTCGACAAGCTCATCGGCGGACTCGGTTCCTCGTACAAGATTCTCGAATGTTCGATGAAGGCCTTCCCGACCGAGGCGCTGACACACACACACATTTCGTGTCTGCTGAAAACCGTGACAGGACACAACATCAGCTACGACCAGATCGAGAGTGTCACCGTCACCACCATCGCGCGCGCATGCGACATCCTCTTTGATCCGCACAAGTACCGTCCCGAAAGCCGGGAGACCGCGGACCATTCACTACCGTACTGCCTCGCGGTGGCCATGGTGGATCACAAGGTGACAACACAGTCGTTCAGCGACGAGAAACTGAAGGATCCCAGAATCTGGGAAGTGATCGATCGTATCAAGGGCGAGGCCTCGATGGAATTCGAGCAGATGTTCCCCGCCAAACAGCCCTCGCGTGTCGTGATCCGCACCAAGGATGGACGCGAGTTCTCGGAGTATCTCGAATATCCGAAAGGTGATCCCCGCGAACCGATGACCATGGAGGATCTCGACAACAAGTTCGAAGCTCTCGCCGGCGCACTCTCCGCCGAAAAACGTGCCGCGGTCAAGGATACAATCTTTGGCTGCGACGTGATGAACGTGCGCGAGTTTATGCAGGCGCTTGTTGTCTGA